One Kineococcus aurantiacus genomic window carries:
- a CDS encoding sensor histidine kinase, producing MRRRSRPAPGRLRRPEGARARARALLAPLALLRHPRVLLVLLALTLYAVGVPVSVGVHHVPTGLALAAVLAQCAALLVALFRARSAVVLGLAGVLLVAGTADPRSGPWPWTVPSLLTFGSLLLVLGCVRRWRVAVWAWALSLLLTTALVTVPDVSAAGPTPDWVESAWTDLVVYGPNSALLLAIGGVVGARRRVREELARSRRDAEQEQARRVVVEERNRIARELHDVVAHSMSVIGVQATTAPYRLPGLPPEVRAEFDDIAAQSRTALAEMRTLLGVLRSSGDGGELAPRAGLDGLEELGEGARRAGSVVHLRVDEPLRRTALPSSVGIVVHRIVQEGLANVVRHATGAAVTVDVLRAGPGIVVEVRNGPAPQGPAPAADAGGHGLVGVRERAALLGGAVEAGPTPDGGFALRVELPWEGAA from the coding sequence GCGCCGCTGGCCCTGCTGCGCCACCCCCGGGTCCTGCTCGTCCTGCTCGCCCTGACCCTGTACGCCGTCGGCGTGCCCGTCTCGGTGGGCGTGCACCACGTCCCCACCGGGCTGGCCCTGGCGGCCGTCCTGGCCCAGTGCGCGGCCCTGCTCGTGGCGCTGTTCCGGGCCCGCTCGGCCGTCGTCCTGGGCCTGGCCGGGGTGCTGCTCGTGGCGGGCACGGCCGACCCGCGCAGCGGCCCGTGGCCCTGGACGGTGCCCTCGCTGCTGACCTTCGGGTCGCTGCTGCTCGTGCTGGGCTGCGTGCGCCGGTGGCGGGTCGCGGTCTGGGCCTGGGCGCTGAGCCTGCTGCTGACCACCGCGCTGGTGACCGTCCCGGACGTGTCCGCCGCCGGCCCCACGCCCGACTGGGTCGAGAGCGCCTGGACCGACCTCGTCGTCTACGGGCCCAACTCGGCGCTGCTGCTCGCGATCGGCGGGGTCGTCGGGGCGCGGCGGCGGGTCCGGGAGGAGCTGGCGCGCTCGCGGCGCGACGCCGAGCAGGAGCAGGCCCGCCGCGTCGTGGTGGAGGAGCGCAACCGGATCGCCCGGGAGCTGCACGACGTCGTCGCGCACAGCATGTCCGTCATCGGCGTGCAGGCCACCACGGCCCCCTACCGCCTGCCCGGGCTGCCGCCGGAGGTGCGGGCCGAGTTCGACGACATCGCCGCCCAGTCCCGCACGGCGCTGGCCGAGATGCGCACCCTGCTGGGGGTCCTGCGCAGCTCCGGCGACGGCGGTGAGCTGGCCCCGCGGGCCGGGCTGGACGGTCTGGAGGAGCTCGGCGAGGGCGCCCGGCGGGCCGGGTCGGTCGTCCACCTGCGCGTCGACGAGCCGCTGCGGCGGACCGCGCTGCCCAGCTCGGTCGGCATCGTCGTGCACCGCATCGTGCAGGAGGGGCTGGCCAACGTCGTCCGGCACGCCACCGGCGCCGCCGTCACCGTCGACGTGCTGCGCGCCGGTCCCGGGATCGTCGTGGAGGTCCGCAACGGTCCCGCGCCGCAGGGCCCGGCCCCGGCCGCCGACGCCGGCGGGCACGGGCTGGTGGGGGTGCGCGAGCGCGCCGCCCTGCTGGGCGGCGCGGTCGAGGCCGGCCCGACGCCCGACGGCGGGTTCGCCCTGCGGGTGGAGCTGCCGTGGGAGGGTGCAGCGTGA
- a CDS encoding response regulator transcription factor, with translation MTPAVRAVVVDDQAMIRAGFSALLSAQDGVEVVGQAADGAEAVRVVTDVKPDVVLMDVRMPVLDGLEATRRILAADLDPPPRVLVLTTFDVDDYVFSALQAGASGFLLKDATPEALVDAVRAVAAGDQLLSPVITRRLIEHFVATRQRAVQVPAAVADLTPREREVLVCVARGLSNTEIAAELFIAEQTTKTHVSRILTKLGLRDRVQAVVLGYEIGLVSPGR, from the coding sequence GTGACCCCCGCCGTGCGCGCCGTCGTCGTCGACGACCAGGCCATGATCCGCGCGGGGTTCTCCGCGCTGCTGTCCGCCCAGGACGGCGTCGAGGTCGTCGGGCAGGCCGCCGACGGCGCCGAGGCCGTGCGCGTGGTGACCGACGTCAAGCCCGACGTGGTGCTCATGGACGTCCGGATGCCCGTCCTGGACGGGCTGGAGGCCACCCGGCGCATCCTCGCCGCGGACCTGGACCCCCCGCCCCGGGTCCTGGTGCTCACGACCTTCGACGTCGACGACTACGTGTTCTCCGCGCTGCAGGCCGGCGCCAGCGGGTTCCTGCTCAAGGACGCCACCCCCGAGGCGCTCGTCGACGCCGTCCGCGCCGTCGCCGCCGGCGACCAGCTCCTCTCGCCCGTCATCACGCGCCGGCTCATCGAGCACTTCGTCGCGACGCGGCAGCGGGCGGTCCAGGTGCCCGCCGCCGTCGCGGACCTGACCCCGCGCGAGCGGGAGGTCCTCGTCTGCGTCGCCCGCGGGCTGTCCAACACCGAGATCGCCGCGGAGCTGTTCATCGCCGAGCAGACGACCAAGACGCACGTCAGCCGCATCCTCACCAAGCTGGGGCTGCGCGACCGCGTCCAGGCCGTCGTGCTCGGCTACGAGATCGGCCTCGTCAGCCCCGGTCGCTGA
- a CDS encoding anthranilate synthase family protein yields MTPENTVAALLEPGAGPFALLRRLDPRTGQPGPVEVLRGPVEVVEHLADIPLGTTARDALALVPFRQLRERGFEVHDDGTPLQVLRIASAVDLTLEDALRVLPDAEVPLRDVAPDLSDDDYAAVVRRIIADEIAQGSGANFVIRRDVDGVVDGFTATTALSLFRRLLVAEHGAYWTFVVHVPGPDGTSRTLVGASPEVHVRMARGEVVMNPISGTYRYPAAGPDADGLVEFLTDPKEVEELFMVVDEELKMMCSVGDLGGVVHGPYLREMANLAHTEFELRGQSTLDAREVLRQTMFAATVTGSPLQSACRVIKRFEPSGRGYYAGALALLGHDAEGAQTLDSPILIRTADVRAAGASATVRVSVGATLVRGSTPEGEVAETHAKSAGVLRALGALPPLPPRTGPDGAPVRRVPLASDARVANLLASRRDRLAPFWLEPQKQPTGSPLGEALVVDAEDTFTAMLVHLLAAAGLRARVLRYDDPALEAELAAHTGLVLLGPGPGDPEDASDPRIARLQQLAAGLAAAARAGGNPLLGVCLGHQLLSGTLGLPLRRKDAPHQGTQLQVDLFGTAATVGFYNSFTARVDAAALDRLAGEGVQVATGPAEEVVAVRGPGFAGIQFHPESVLTLEGPAVLRSLVEPLLSDRG; encoded by the coding sequence ATGACCCCCGAGAACACCGTCGCGGCCCTGCTGGAGCCCGGCGCGGGCCCGTTCGCGCTGCTGCGCCGCCTGGACCCGCGCACGGGTCAGCCCGGTCCCGTGGAGGTCCTGCGCGGCCCCGTGGAGGTCGTCGAGCACCTGGCGGACATCCCCCTGGGGACCACGGCGCGCGACGCCCTGGCCCTGGTCCCGTTCCGGCAGCTGCGCGAACGCGGTTTCGAGGTCCACGACGACGGCACCCCGCTGCAGGTGCTGCGCATCGCCTCCGCCGTGGACCTGACCCTCGAGGACGCCCTGCGGGTCCTGCCCGACGCCGAGGTCCCGCTGCGCGACGTCGCCCCGGACCTGTCCGACGACGACTACGCCGCCGTGGTGCGCCGGATCATCGCCGACGAGATCGCCCAGGGCAGCGGCGCGAACTTCGTCATCCGCCGCGACGTCGACGGTGTCGTCGACGGCTTCACCGCGACCACCGCGCTGAGCCTGTTCCGCCGGCTGCTGGTGGCCGAGCACGGCGCGTACTGGACGTTCGTCGTGCACGTCCCCGGCCCCGACGGGACGTCGCGGACGCTGGTCGGCGCCTCCCCGGAGGTGCACGTGCGGATGGCGCGCGGCGAGGTCGTCATGAACCCCATCTCCGGCACGTACCGCTACCCCGCGGCGGGCCCGGACGCCGACGGCCTCGTGGAGTTCCTCACCGACCCCAAGGAGGTCGAGGAGCTGTTCATGGTGGTCGACGAGGAGCTGAAGATGATGTGCTCGGTCGGCGACCTGGGCGGGGTCGTGCACGGGCCCTACCTGCGGGAGATGGCCAACCTCGCCCACACCGAGTTCGAGCTGCGCGGCCAGTCGACCCTGGACGCCCGCGAGGTGCTGCGGCAGACCATGTTCGCGGCCACCGTGACGGGTTCGCCGCTGCAGAGCGCGTGCCGCGTCATCAAGCGCTTCGAGCCGTCGGGCCGCGGCTACTACGCCGGCGCGCTGGCGCTGCTGGGCCACGACGCCGAGGGCGCGCAGACCCTGGACTCCCCCATCCTCATCCGCACCGCCGACGTGCGGGCCGCCGGCGCGAGCGCGACCGTGCGCGTCTCGGTGGGCGCCACGCTGGTGCGCGGCTCGACGCCCGAGGGCGAGGTGGCCGAGACGCACGCCAAGTCCGCCGGCGTCCTGCGCGCCCTGGGCGCGCTGCCGCCGCTGCCCCCGCGCACCGGCCCGGACGGGGCCCCGGTGCGCCGGGTGCCGCTGGCCTCCGACGCGCGGGTCGCGAACCTGCTGGCCTCCCGCCGCGACCGCCTGGCCCCCTTCTGGCTCGAACCGCAGAAGCAGCCGACGGGCTCCCCCCTCGGCGAGGCGCTCGTCGTGGACGCCGAGGACACGTTCACCGCGATGCTCGTGCACCTGCTGGCCGCGGCCGGGTTGCGCGCCCGGGTGCTGCGCTACGACGACCCGGCGCTGGAGGCCGAGCTCGCCGCCCACACCGGCCTGGTCCTGCTGGGCCCGGGCCCGGGCGACCCCGAGGACGCCTCCGACCCGCGCATCGCCCGCCTGCAGCAGCTGGCGGCCGGCCTGGCGGCCGCGGCCCGCGCCGGGGGCAACCCGCTGCTCGGCGTGTGCCTGGGCCACCAGCTGCTGTCCGGGACGCTGGGCCTGCCGCTGCGCCGCAAGGACGCCCCGCACCAGGGCACGCAGCTGCAGGTCGACCTGTTCGGCACCGCGGCGACCGTCGGCTTCTACAACTCGTTCACGGCCCGCGTCGACGCCGCCGCGCTCGACCGGCTCGCCGGGGAGGGCGTGCAGGTGGCGACGGGACCGGCCGAGGAGGTCGTGGCCGTGCGCGGGCCGGGGTTCGCGGGCATCCAGTTCCACCCCGAGTCCGTGCTGACGCTCGAGGGGCCCGCCGTCCTGCGCTCCCTGGTGGAGCCGCTGCTCAGCGACCGGGGCTGA
- a CDS encoding glucose-6-phosphate dehydrogenase, which yields MTSAPQTPPSSTSDAPTIFIMYGATGDLSRRLVSPAFFELARLGRLPRRWRLIGSGRGEKTHEEFRGFIREALEEFGPQPSDGPWDEFAANLLFAGGGFTADDPGELLDVLAQARGDVGEDAEVVHYLAIPPGAFLDTTRAFAAHGLVEGSRVVYEKPYGTSLASFEELDAEVQRVFDESQVFRIDHFLAFEAQQDVIHARFANPWLASIWNREFIAQVQVDVAETLDVAQRASFYDATGAFLDMIVTHLFQMAATVAMEPPADLGPGALQAARDAALQDFRELDPAEVVLGQFEGYTAIDGVPDDSRTDTLAACRVWIDNDRWRGVPFLLRSGKKMTADEQRVTLVLKSPTGLHADAEPATISFSLLEGGALDLATTVRRPGVEGGLVQGTATLALDEFEGVAARPALPYVHLIEHVLTGDRSLFTGVEGLRAAWTAIERFSQDRPEVLPYAPGTWGPEAADALAEPGQWFLR from the coding sequence GTGACCTCCGCACCGCAGACACCGCCGTCCTCGACCTCGGACGCGCCGACGATCTTCATCATGTACGGGGCGACCGGCGACCTCTCGCGCCGGCTCGTGTCCCCGGCCTTCTTCGAGCTCGCCCGCCTGGGCCGGCTGCCGCGCCGGTGGCGGCTCATCGGCAGCGGCCGCGGCGAGAAGACGCACGAGGAGTTCCGCGGGTTCATCCGCGAGGCCCTGGAGGAGTTCGGCCCGCAGCCGTCCGACGGGCCCTGGGACGAGTTCGCCGCCAACCTCCTGTTCGCCGGCGGCGGCTTCACCGCCGACGACCCGGGCGAGCTGCTCGACGTGCTCGCCCAGGCCCGGGGCGACGTCGGGGAGGACGCCGAGGTCGTCCACTACCTCGCGATCCCGCCGGGGGCCTTCCTCGACACCACCCGGGCCTTCGCCGCGCACGGCCTCGTCGAGGGCTCGCGCGTCGTCTACGAGAAGCCCTACGGCACCTCGCTGGCGAGCTTCGAGGAGCTCGACGCCGAGGTGCAGCGCGTCTTCGACGAGTCCCAGGTGTTCCGCATCGACCACTTCCTGGCCTTCGAGGCGCAGCAGGACGTCATCCACGCCCGGTTCGCGAACCCGTGGCTGGCCTCGATCTGGAACCGCGAGTTCATCGCCCAGGTGCAGGTCGACGTCGCCGAGACGCTCGACGTCGCCCAGCGCGCGAGCTTCTACGACGCCACCGGCGCCTTCCTCGACATGATCGTCACGCACCTGTTCCAGATGGCCGCCACGGTCGCCATGGAACCGCCGGCCGACCTCGGCCCGGGGGCCCTGCAGGCGGCCCGGGACGCTGCGCTGCAGGACTTCCGCGAACTCGACCCGGCCGAGGTCGTGCTCGGGCAGTTCGAGGGGTACACCGCGATCGACGGCGTCCCGGACGACTCCCGGACCGACACCCTCGCCGCGTGCCGGGTCTGGATCGACAACGACCGCTGGCGCGGGGTGCCGTTCCTGCTGCGGTCGGGCAAGAAGATGACGGCCGACGAGCAGCGCGTCACCCTCGTGCTGAAGTCGCCCACTGGGCTGCACGCCGACGCCGAACCGGCGACGATCAGCTTCTCGCTGCTCGAGGGCGGTGCGCTGGACCTGGCCACCACCGTGCGCCGGCCCGGGGTCGAGGGCGGACTGGTGCAGGGCACCGCGACGCTGGCGCTGGACGAGTTCGAGGGCGTGGCGGCCCGGCCCGCGCTGCCCTACGTGCACCTCATCGAGCACGTGCTGACCGGGGACCGGTCGCTGTTCACCGGCGTCGAGGGCCTGCGGGCCGCGTGGACGGCCATCGAGCGGTTCTCCCAGGACCGGCCCGAGGTGCTGCCCTACGCGCCGGGCACGTGGGGGCCGGAGGCGGCCGACGCGCTCGCGGAACCGGGGCAGTGGTTCCTGCGCTGA
- a CDS encoding GNAT family N-acetyltransferase — translation MLIERALDGDAGELLTVQRAAFVGEAQRYGDPFLPPLREDLDAVRAAVAAQVVLVAREGTRLVGSVRVRVQDRVGHVGRLAVAPDRQRRGIGTALLTALEDAVPQGVRELRLFTGGDSAENIARYERAGYARCGESADDRGVRLVHLVKVLRPPA, via the coding sequence GTGCTGATCGAGCGCGCGCTGGACGGTGACGCGGGGGAACTGCTCACCGTCCAGCGGGCCGCGTTCGTCGGCGAGGCGCAGCGCTACGGCGACCCGTTCCTGCCGCCGCTGCGGGAGGACCTCGACGCCGTCCGCGCGGCCGTCGCGGCGCAGGTCGTGCTGGTGGCCCGGGAGGGGACCCGGCTCGTCGGGTCGGTCCGGGTGCGGGTGCAGGACCGGGTGGGTCACGTCGGCCGGCTCGCCGTCGCCCCCGACCGGCAGCGCCGGGGGATCGGCACGGCGCTGCTCACGGCGCTCGAAGACGCTGTGCCGCAGGGGGTCCGTGAGCTGCGGCTGTTCACCGGCGGGGACTCGGCCGAGAACATCGCCCGCTACGAGCGGGCGGGGTACGCCCGGTGCGGGGAGAGCGCGGACGACCGCGGCGTGCGGCTCGTCCACCTGGTGAAGGTGCTCAGGCCGCCAGCGTGA
- a CDS encoding mechanosensitive ion channel domain-containing protein has translation MNISTSVWLTIAVALVAAVLAAGVGELVALVVRRLGRKHEILATLAQRGRRPLAGLLATVAAYASLGVYTQAADWREPTFLVLRLLTVAFGAGLAVVAANVVQDVLMLRYRIDVADNRRQRQRRTQVSLLKRVVVALIVVVAVASMLLTIPGARGVGTSVLASAGLLSVVAGLAAQTSLANVFAGLQIAFTDGLRVDDVVVVEGEFGNVEDITLTYVVVRLWDQRRMILPSTYFTTTPFTNWTRNSSDLVGTVEFETDWTVPFDELRSSTEVFVREHPLWNGQTYVLQVTDAKNSLVTFRVLVSADSAAELYDLRCAVREEVVGRIRSEHPEALPKVRLETPRALNLPQQSSRL, from the coding sequence GTGAACATCAGCACCTCCGTCTGGCTCACGATCGCCGTGGCCCTGGTGGCCGCCGTCCTGGCCGCCGGTGTCGGCGAGCTCGTCGCGCTCGTCGTGCGGCGCCTGGGCCGCAAGCACGAGATCCTCGCCACCCTGGCCCAGCGGGGCCGCCGGCCGCTGGCGGGTCTGCTCGCCACCGTCGCCGCGTACGCCTCCCTGGGCGTCTACACGCAGGCCGCGGACTGGCGCGAGCCGACCTTCCTCGTGCTGCGGCTGCTCACCGTCGCGTTCGGGGCGGGGCTGGCGGTGGTCGCCGCGAACGTCGTGCAGGACGTCCTGATGCTGCGCTACCGCATCGACGTGGCCGACAACCGGCGGCAGCGGCAGCGGCGGACGCAGGTCTCGCTGCTCAAGCGGGTCGTCGTGGCGCTGATCGTCGTCGTGGCCGTGGCCTCGATGCTGCTGACGATCCCCGGGGCCCGGGGGGTGGGGACGAGCGTCCTGGCCTCGGCGGGGCTGCTGTCGGTGGTGGCCGGGCTGGCGGCCCAGACGTCGCTGGCGAACGTCTTCGCGGGGTTGCAGATCGCGTTCACCGACGGTCTGCGCGTCGACGACGTCGTCGTGGTGGAGGGCGAGTTCGGCAACGTCGAGGACATCACGCTGACGTACGTCGTGGTCCGGTTGTGGGACCAGCGGCGGATGATCCTGCCCTCGACGTACTTCACGACGACCCCCTTCACGAACTGGACGCGGAACTCCTCCGACCTGGTCGGGACCGTGGAGTTCGAGACGGACTGGACCGTCCCGTTCGACGAGCTGCGTTCCAGCACCGAGGTCTTCGTCCGCGAGCACCCGCTGTGGAACGGGCAGACGTACGTGCTGCAGGTGACCGACGCGAAGAACTCGCTGGTGACGTTCCGGGTCCTCGTCAGCGCCGACTCGGCGGCCGAGCTGTACGACCTGCGCTGCGCGGTGCGCGAGGAGGTCGTCGGCCGCATCCGCAGCGAGCACCCCGAGGCGCTGCCCAAGGTGCGCCTGGAAACCCCGCGCGCCCTGAACCTGCCCCAGCAGAGCTCGCGGTTGTGA
- a CDS encoding type II CAAX endopeptidase family protein, translating into MSAPGNSAPRPGVVTDPRERRLLVWEVVAVFTVSLGMSGVRALVRFIGILTAPVAVNAQTSTVLGSYAPDRPWLDLSLQLVAVASGLAPVFLVAYLMARGGESLRTLGLDGRRWRRDVLAGLGLAAVIGGCGLVLYLGARSAGVNTNVAASTLPDVWWAVPVSVLAAAENGVLEEVLVAGYLLHRLSQLGFRWFPALLVSALLRGSYHLYQGVGGFVGNVAMGLVFGYVYQRWGRTAPLVVAHTAIDVVAFVGYAALVGKVSWLPG; encoded by the coding sequence GTGAGCGCCCCCGGGAACTCCGCCCCGCGCCCCGGCGTGGTCACCGACCCGCGGGAGCGCCGTCTGCTGGTGTGGGAGGTCGTCGCGGTCTTCACCGTGTCGCTGGGGATGAGCGGCGTCCGGGCCCTCGTGCGGTTCATCGGGATCCTCACCGCGCCGGTGGCCGTCAACGCGCAGACGTCGACGGTCCTGGGCAGCTACGCCCCGGACCGGCCGTGGCTGGACCTGTCCCTGCAGCTGGTGGCGGTCGCGTCCGGCCTGGCGCCGGTGTTCCTCGTGGCGTACCTGATGGCGCGCGGCGGGGAGTCGCTGCGGACGCTCGGCCTGGACGGGCGGCGGTGGCGGCGCGACGTGCTCGCGGGGCTGGGCCTGGCCGCGGTGATCGGCGGCTGCGGCCTGGTGCTGTACCTGGGGGCGCGCTCGGCCGGGGTGAACACGAACGTCGCCGCCTCGACGCTGCCGGACGTGTGGTGGGCGGTGCCGGTCTCGGTGCTGGCCGCGGCCGAGAACGGGGTCCTGGAGGAGGTCCTCGTCGCGGGCTACCTGCTGCACCGGCTCTCGCAGCTGGGGTTCCGGTGGTTCCCGGCGCTGCTGGTCAGCGCGCTGCTGCGCGGGTCGTACCACCTGTACCAGGGGGTCGGGGGGTTCGTCGGGAACGTCGCGATGGGGCTGGTGTTCGGGTACGTCTACCAGCGCTGGGGCCGCACGGCGCCGCTGGTCGTCGCGCACACGGCCATCGACGTCGTCGCCTTCGTCGGCTACGCCGCGCTCGTGGGGAAGGTGAGCTGGCTGCCCGGCTGA
- the hisN gene encoding histidinol-phosphatase, with protein MPTPSPSPARPRYDDDLRLAHVIADQVDGLTTDRFKALDLTVETKPDLTPVSDADRTAEELIRGQLKRTRPRDAVLGEEFGLVGHGSRQWVVDPIDGTKNFVRGVPVWATLIALVEDGEPVLGVVSAPALGRRWWAATGSGAWTGRSLSSATRISVSSVSQLSDASFAYSSLDGWEASGSLEGFLGLTRTVWRTRGFGDFWSYMLLAEGAVDIAAEPELALHDMAALVPIVTEAGGRFTSRAGVDGPHGGDAVVTNGLLHEAALEFLGRP; from the coding sequence GTGCCGACGCCCAGCCCGTCCCCCGCCCGCCCGCGCTACGACGACGACCTGCGCCTGGCGCACGTCATCGCCGACCAGGTCGACGGGCTGACGACGGACCGGTTCAAGGCCCTGGACCTGACGGTGGAGACCAAGCCGGACCTGACGCCGGTCAGCGACGCCGACCGCACGGCCGAGGAGCTGATCCGCGGCCAGCTCAAGCGGACCCGCCCGCGCGACGCCGTGCTGGGCGAGGAGTTCGGGCTCGTGGGGCACGGGTCGCGGCAGTGGGTCGTCGACCCCATCGACGGGACGAAGAACTTCGTGCGGGGCGTGCCGGTGTGGGCCACCCTCATCGCGCTGGTGGAGGACGGCGAGCCCGTCCTGGGCGTCGTCTCGGCCCCCGCGCTGGGGCGGCGCTGGTGGGCCGCGACGGGGTCGGGGGCCTGGACGGGCCGCAGCCTGTCGTCGGCGACGCGGATCTCGGTCAGCTCGGTCTCGCAGCTGTCCGACGCCTCGTTCGCCTACTCCTCCCTGGACGGCTGGGAGGCCTCGGGGTCGCTGGAGGGCTTCCTCGGGCTCACACGCACCGTGTGGCGCACGCGCGGCTTCGGCGACTTCTGGTCGTACATGCTGCTGGCCGAGGGCGCGGTCGACATCGCCGCCGAGCCGGAGCTGGCGCTGCACGACATGGCCGCCCTCGTCCCCATCGTCACCGAGGCCGGGGGCCGCTTCACCTCCCGCGCCGGCGTCGACGGGCCGCACGGCGGGGACGCCGTCGTGACGAACGGCCTGCTGCACGAGGCGGCCCTGGAGTTCCTGGGCCGGCCGTGA
- a CDS encoding vitamin K epoxide reductase family protein — protein sequence MAGTTDRVAREDSAGGSTEDLPDGPPEGHLSAIPVSPRTRGLLLFLGGLLGFVAAFTLTVERIRLAEDPGYVPSCSINPVISCGNVMQTHQAALFGFPNPLIGIAAFAVSTFLGVLVLSRVVLPRWVERGYLVGITLGVVFIGWLIGQSLYRIHALCPYCVVVWAVVVPTFWTHLADGLDRGLVPVPRALRGAARVVVDYRALLVVLSFLAVVAMVATRFWAYWSTLL from the coding sequence ATGGCCGGCACGACGGACCGGGTCGCGCGCGAGGACTCCGCCGGGGGCTCCACCGAGGACCTGCCCGACGGTCCGCCCGAGGGGCACCTGTCGGCGATCCCGGTGTCCCCGCGCACCCGCGGGCTGCTGCTGTTCCTCGGCGGCCTCCTCGGCTTCGTCGCCGCCTTCACGCTGACCGTCGAGCGGATCAGGCTGGCCGAGGACCCCGGCTACGTCCCCAGCTGCAGCATCAACCCGGTCATCTCCTGCGGCAACGTCATGCAGACCCACCAGGCGGCCCTCTTCGGCTTCCCCAACCCCCTCATCGGCATCGCGGCCTTCGCGGTCTCGACGTTCCTGGGGGTGCTGGTCCTCTCGCGCGTGGTGCTGCCGCGCTGGGTCGAGCGCGGCTACCTCGTGGGCATCACCCTCGGGGTGGTGTTCATCGGCTGGCTGATCGGCCAGAGCCTGTACCGGATCCACGCCCTGTGCCCGTACTGCGTGGTCGTGTGGGCCGTGGTGGTCCCGACCTTCTGGACGCACCTGGCCGACGGCCTCGACCGCGGGCTGGTCCCGGTGCCGCGGGCGCTGCGGGGCGCGGCGCGCGTCGTCGTGGACTACCGCGCGCTGCTGGTCGTCCTGAGCTTCCTCGCGGTGGTCGCCATGGTCGCCACCAGGTTCTGGGCCTACTGGAGCACGCTGCTGTGA